A stretch of the Cheilinus undulatus linkage group 11, ASM1832078v1, whole genome shotgun sequence genome encodes the following:
- the LOC121517895 gene encoding scavenger receptor cysteine-rich type 1 protein M130 isoform X3, with product MMWFFLLLLFLAHLGPVNLQGEPKWLIIKDDKEPCKGHVEIYYKKTWGYVGNNNWNENAEKVVCKSTHCGTRVNSTGYGLRPLDGKVWLDDVKCKGNEKQLWDCGEPEWDISHQRDDTFRTFECSNKVSIKLEPHKCAGVVKYSIEGGTSGYFCPGTWGINEANLLCKSLGCGDAEKIPEYQWFGWKKPSNSKFMTIKCLDTKNLTNLWQCADQESDRQCQKPASVICKGFERVQLDQTGSNVCSGRLVKEDKDGKWTPVKDTETKPETWCEQMHCGRSNQTQVSDSSTVTCSADVQVVLMDKNTESTCYGRVHIKVNDTYYPVCASSPWAEKEAQVVCTEKKCGKMIETNKQQQSPVDGIMDFVTCSGSESSLWHCWGKRDKKPFRCNSYANVVCAGSLDVRLEDGPGTCAGRLEIKHKGQWLRVNDKTWKSPNSDVVCRHLNCGNERKPISPDVKYSKGSGGFLDVTITCADNAEHISECKVISPNPNQPTSQREREDVWITCEKHRMVFLDSNNSCSGLVGIEQGTETSYLSGSNNTWTQNVADTVCREMSCGGVSSRDYTSNADEKKKVWDKAYDCSANSSSLFKCNSTTPSSDHNSSIATVTCKGNTTVTLTKGCWGNVNICTGTLCGGVRNDTWTDKKSEMLCKNLNCGKAMLNAKISVQESNVAFKSVHTTKHTRKLSQSSFIKDEEKDMAMKQYPAFVVCSKSIQTRINKTRDKCCGNVEVFFEGQYLPVCKDALESGKAKNLICEEQKCGQAVAVYDFFGPKPSSGSIKTINCADNVKSLRECDITSGPPSCDLAALQCSGCSKMELKTGTACSGALFVHVGDERRAVSAEGWTDTEANRLCQDLKCGNMRETKAIKPVDKSFWNTSFSCDAESKPESIWACEKTNITPTQKDQLFITCQDKPTISLSESWGGEVQIDGVGVCDTGWNKDYSDLVRKEMNHCRAVWTISKARVPKEEYYHVKCEKYHFKLGQCRRFKAKCAGNLVSISCSFKFSTTEKCGGQILVNYRSKWENVCLTKALDPKYISQLCEGCSKSNGTQPTTKTTLGTTLDCTKGPAKVEDCVRQESCAGPAAMITCPGNVKPTEPPPPPNGTPVLPIIVGVGFLLLVVFLAIVFVRIYIVRRAKRASNAISRMFSKREEEFESGDYEDVTSRANEMEDFSLSGDIPEDALNRRSDGVAYENDDPQDNYDDIEESIETNQTRAEVHIGHHITPGDDLPPPPELLQEDVDYLVPGEDG from the exons GTGAACCAAAGTGGCTGATTATAAAGGATGACAAAGAGCCATGTAAGGGCCATGTCGAAATCTACTACAAGAAGACTTGGGGCTACGTTGGGAACAACAACTGGAACGAAAACGCTGAGAAGGTGGTGTGCAAGAGCACCCACTGTGGGACCAGGGTGAACTCCACGGGCTATGGGCTTCGGCCCTTGGACGGCAAAGTTTGGCTTGATGATGTGAAGTGCAAAGGAAACGAGAAGCAACTGTGGGACTGCGGCGAGCCTGAGTGGGACATCAGCCACCAGAGGGATGACACTTTTAGAACCTTTGAATGCTCCA ATAAAGTCAGTATCAAACTGGAGCCGCATAAATGTGCAGGAGTTGTCAAGTACTCCATTGAGGGAGGAACATCGGGTTACTTCTGCCCTGGCACCTGGG gAATCAATGAAGCCAACCTTTTGTGTAAGAGCCTTGGCTGTGGCGACGCCGAGAAAATCCCTGAGTATCAGTGGTTTGGCTGGAAAAAACCCTCAAACTCTAAGTTCATGACGATCAAGTGTTTGGACACGAAGAATTTAACAAACCTGTGGCAGTGTGCCGACCAGGAATCAGACCGACAATGCCAAAAACCTGCTTCTGTTATATGCAAAG GTTTTGAGAGAGTTCAGCTGGATCAAACTGGATCAAATGTGTGCTCTGGGCGTCTGGTAAAAGAAGATAAAGATGGAAAGTGGACTCCTGTTAAGGACACGGAAACCAAACCTGAGACTTGGTGCGAACAGATGCACTGTGGGAGGTCTAATCAAACACAAGTCAGTGACAGTTCGACAGTGACATGCTCAG CAGATGTCCAAGTAGTTCTGatggacaaaaacacagagagcaCTTGCTATGGCAGAGTTCACATAAAGGTGAACGATACCTATTATCCTGTGTGTGCCTCCAGTCCCTGGGCCGAGAAAGAAGCTCAAGTGGTGTGTACGGAGAAAAAGTGTGGGAAG ATGATAGAAACAAATAAGCAACAGCAGTCTCCTGTAGATGGGATCATGGACTTTGTTACATGCTCAGGCAGTGAGTCTTCACTTTGGCACTGTTGGGGCAAACGCGACAAAAAACCGTTCAGATGTAACTCCTACGCCAACGTAGTTTGTGCAG GCAGCTTGGATGTGAGACTGGAAGACGGGCCTGGGACATGTGCAGGGAGGTTGGAGATAAAACACAAGGGCCAATGGCTAAGGGTCAATGataaaacatggaaatcacCCAATTCTGACGTTGTTTGCAGACATCTGAATTGTGGGAATGAGAGAAAACCAATCAGTCCTGATGTTAAATACAGCAAGGGTTCTGGTGGTTTCCTGGATGTTACTATAACATGTGCTGATAATGCCGAACACATATCAGAGTGTAAAGTCATTAGCCCAAACCCAAACCAACCAACGTCCCAAAGAGAGCGAGAGGACGTCTGGATAACTTGTGAGA AGCACAGGATGGTCTTTCTGGATAGCAATAATTCCTGTTCCGGCTTGGTGGGAATAGAGCAGGGCACAGAAACCTCCTATCTCTCAGGGTCAAACAATACATGGACCCAAAACGTGGCTGACACAGTGTGTCGGGAGATGAGCTGTGGGGGGGTGTCCAGCAGAGATTACACATCTAATGCTGATGAGAAGAAAAAGGTTTGGGATAAGGCCTACGACTGCTCAGCTAATTCTTCATCTTTGTTTAAATGTAATAGTACGACACCGTCATCAGACCATAACAGTTCTATTGCCACTGTGACATGCAAAG GAAACACCACTGTGACTCTGACTAAGGGCTGCTGGGGAAATGTCAACATCTGTACGGGTACACTCTGTGGCGGAGTGCGGAACGACACCTGGACTgataaaaagtctgaaatgcTGTGTAAAAATCTGAACTGTGGAAAAGCAATGCTGAATGCCAAAATCTCAGTTCAAGAAAGCAATGTGGCCTTTAAGAGCGTGCACACCACGAAGCACACGAGAAAACTCAGCCAGAGCAGCTTCATCAAAGACGAAGAAAAGGACATGGCCATGAAACAATACCCAGCTTTTGTTGTCTGCTCAA AGAGCATTCAAACCAGgataaataaaaccagagaCAAATGTTGTGGGAATGTGGAGGTTTTCTTTGAAGGTCAATATCTCCCAGTGTGCAAAGATGCTCTGGAAAGTGGCAAAGCAAAGAACCTCATCTGTGAGGAGCAGAAATGTGGTCAGGCTGTGGCAGTGTATGACTTCTTTGGACCTAAACCTAGCTCTGGTAGCATTAAAACAATCAACTGTGCTGATAATGTGAAGTCTTTGAGGGAATGTGACATCACATCCGGCCCGCCCAGCTGCGATCTTGCTGCTCTCCAGTGCTCTG gctgcagCAAGATGGAGCTGAAAACTGGCACGGCCTGCAGTGGAGCTCTGTTTGTCCATGTGGGAGATGAAAGAAGAGCCGTCTCTGCAGAGGGCTGGACTGACACTGAGGCAAACAGGCTGTGCCAAGATCTGAAATGTGGTAATATGAGAGAAACAAAGGCAATTAAACCTGTAGACAAATCTTTCTGGAACACTAGCTTCAGTTGTGATGCTGAGAGCAAACCAGAAAGTATCTGGGCCtgtgaaaaaacaaatatcaCACCCACACAGAAGGACCAGCTCTTCATTACATGTCAag ATAAGCCGACGATCAGCCTCTCAGAAAGCTGGGGGGGTGAAGTGCAGATAGACGGTGTTGGTGTGTGTGACACAGGCTGGAACAAGGACTATTCAGACTTAGTTCGCAAAGAAATGAACCATTGCAGAGCTGTTTGGACCATTTCCAAAGCTCGTGTGCCAAAGGAGGAGTATTACCATGTCAAGTGTGAGAAGTACCACTTTAAACTTGGACAGTGCAGAAGATTCAAGGCAAAATGTGCCGGGAACTTGGTCTCCATTTCCTGTTCTT tCAAGTTCAGCACCACAGAAAAATGTGGAGGTCAGATTCTGGTTAATTATCGGAGCAAGTGGGAAAATGTGTGCCTCACAAAAGCTTTGGACCCTAAATATATAAGTCAGCTGTGTGAGGGGTGTAGCAAGTCCAATGGTACACAACCTACAACCAAG ACAACTTTGGGTACCACATTGGATTGCACCAAAGGTCCAGCAAAAGTCGAGGACTGTGTTCGGCAAGAGTCTTGTGCCGGTCCTGCAGCTATGATCACCTGTCCCG GCAACGTGAAACCTACAGAACCGCCACCACCACCAAACGGAACCCCTGTACTACCTATCATCGTTGGAGTTGGGTTTCTTCTGCTGGTGGTCTTTCTGGCAATTGTATTTGTACGAATCTACATTGTCCGCAGAGCCAAGAGGGCCTCCAATGCCATAT CGAGAATGTTTTCAAAGAGGGAAGAGGAGTTTGAAAGTGGCGACTATGAGGATGTAACCAGCAGAGCCAATGAAATGGAAGACTTCAGTCTAAGTG GGGACATCCCCGAGGACGCTCTTAATCGAAGATCAG ATGGCGTGGCCTATGAGAATGACGACCCCCAGGACAACTACGATGACATTGAAGAAAGCATTGAGACCAATCAGACGAGAGCCGAAGTCCATATCGGCCACCATATCACACCAGGAGACGATCTACCCCCGCCTCCAGAACTGCTACAGGAGGATGTCGACTACCTGGTGCCAGGTGAAGATGGTTGA